One genomic region from Cryptosporangium aurantiacum encodes:
- the dnaE gene encoding DNA polymerase III subunit alpha produces MPGAADGFVHLHVHTEYSMLDGAARLKEMFAEAERLGMGAVAMTDHGNTYGAYDFFTKATAAGITPIIGTEAYIAPASRYDKKRIQWGRPDQKSDDVSGSGSYTHMTMWARNNDGLHNLLQLSSRAYTEGYFVKWPRMDAELLAEHSKGLMATTGCPSGEVQTRLRLGHYDEARAAAGKYQDIFGKEHFYLELMDHGLHIERQVRDGLLRIGKELGIPPVVTNDSHYTHESEATSHAALLCVQTGSTLAAPTFQFDGTGYYLKSAAEMYGIDSSDAWQEGCRNTLAIAEKVDTAGMFVKKNLMPKFPVPEGETEESWFRHEVWEGMKRRFPNGYDEQHRKQAEYEIGVILQMGFPSYFLVTADFINWSKANGIRVGPGRGSAAGSMVAFAMGITDLDPLPHGLIFERFLNPDRVSMPDIDIDFDERRRGDVIRYVTEKWGADKVAQIVTYGTIKAKAAIKDSARVLGYPYAVGDRITKAMPPAVMGKDIPLSGIFDPSHKRYNEAGEIRGLYESDPDVKKVIDTARGLEGLIRQAGVHAAGVIMSAEPLTDHIPVWMRASDGAIITQFDYPTCETLGLLKMDFLGLRNLTVLDDCLKAIVADGGPDIDLLDLPLDDPATYELLARGDTLGVFQLDGGPMRSLLRLMRPDNFEDISAVLALYRPGPMGANSHINYALRKTGQQEKTPIHPELAEPLAEILDTTHGLIVYQEQVMSIAQKVAGYTLGNADLLRRAMGKKKKEILDKEFKPFSEGMKQNGYSDAAIKALWDVLVPFSDYAFNKAHTAGYGLVSYWTGYLKANYPAAYMAALLTSVRDDKDKMAVYLNECRKMGIKVFPPDVNESDANFTPRGTDIRFGLAGVRNVGANAVDAIIAARGEKGAYKDFYDFLKKTPAIVCNKKVVDALIKAGAFDSLMHTRKGLLAVHEAAVESFAEIKKSEAVGQFDLFGSGFGGDSGGEDLSVAFTPPISTDEWPKNEKLATEREMLGLYVSDHPLSGVEHLLAAKVDCPISALVGDDYPDGRQVAVGGLLSGLQKRVTKQGKLWASARLEDLEGGIEVRFFPATYELVGQHLVEDAMVLVKGRLDKREDQPQLLAQDLALLDLGEADSEKPVVILLSANRVNDQLVAQLRETLSIHPGTTEVHLKLQHKARATRWKLGDNVRVTPTPALMADLKQLLGPAAIE; encoded by the coding sequence ATGCCCGGCGCCGCCGATGGATTCGTCCACCTGCATGTGCACACTGAGTATTCGATGCTTGACGGAGCGGCGCGCCTGAAAGAGATGTTCGCCGAGGCCGAGCGGCTCGGGATGGGCGCGGTCGCGATGACCGACCACGGCAACACCTACGGTGCGTACGACTTCTTCACCAAGGCCACCGCGGCCGGCATCACACCGATCATCGGCACCGAGGCCTACATCGCGCCCGCGAGCCGGTACGACAAGAAGCGCATCCAGTGGGGCCGCCCCGACCAGAAGAGCGACGACGTCTCCGGCTCGGGCTCGTACACGCACATGACGATGTGGGCCCGCAACAACGACGGGCTGCACAACCTGCTCCAGCTCTCCTCGCGCGCCTACACCGAGGGCTACTTCGTCAAGTGGCCGCGGATGGACGCCGAGCTGCTCGCCGAGCACTCGAAGGGTTTGATGGCCACGACCGGGTGTCCCTCCGGTGAGGTGCAGACCCGGCTCCGGCTCGGCCACTACGACGAGGCGCGCGCGGCGGCAGGCAAGTACCAGGACATCTTCGGCAAGGAGCACTTCTACCTCGAGCTGATGGACCACGGCCTCCACATCGAGCGCCAGGTCCGCGACGGTCTGCTCCGGATCGGCAAAGAGCTCGGCATCCCGCCGGTCGTCACCAACGACTCGCACTACACGCACGAGTCCGAGGCCACCTCGCACGCCGCCCTGCTGTGTGTCCAGACCGGCTCGACGCTCGCCGCGCCGACCTTCCAGTTCGACGGCACCGGGTACTACCTGAAGTCGGCTGCGGAGATGTACGGCATCGACTCCTCCGACGCGTGGCAGGAGGGGTGCCGCAACACGCTGGCGATCGCCGAGAAGGTCGACACGGCCGGCATGTTCGTCAAGAAGAACCTGATGCCGAAGTTCCCGGTCCCGGAGGGCGAGACCGAGGAGAGCTGGTTCCGGCACGAGGTCTGGGAGGGGATGAAGCGCCGCTTCCCGAACGGTTACGACGAGCAGCACCGCAAGCAGGCCGAGTACGAGATCGGCGTCATCCTGCAGATGGGCTTCCCGTCGTACTTCCTGGTCACGGCCGACTTCATCAACTGGTCGAAGGCCAACGGCATCCGGGTCGGCCCCGGGCGTGGTTCGGCAGCCGGTTCGATGGTCGCGTTCGCGATGGGCATCACCGACCTCGACCCGCTGCCGCACGGCCTGATCTTCGAGCGGTTCCTCAACCCCGACCGCGTCTCGATGCCCGATATCGACATCGACTTCGACGAGCGTCGGCGCGGTGACGTCATCCGGTACGTCACCGAGAAGTGGGGCGCCGACAAGGTCGCCCAGATCGTCACGTACGGCACGATCAAGGCCAAGGCTGCGATCAAGGACTCGGCACGCGTCCTCGGCTACCCGTACGCGGTCGGCGACCGGATCACCAAGGCGATGCCGCCCGCGGTGATGGGGAAGGACATCCCGCTCTCGGGCATCTTCGACCCCAGCCACAAGCGGTACAACGAGGCCGGTGAGATCCGCGGACTCTACGAGAGCGACCCGGACGTCAAGAAGGTCATCGACACCGCCCGTGGCCTGGAAGGGCTGATCCGGCAGGCCGGTGTGCACGCCGCCGGCGTGATCATGTCGGCCGAGCCGCTGACCGATCACATCCCGGTCTGGATGCGGGCCTCCGACGGCGCGATCATCACGCAGTTCGACTACCCGACCTGCGAGACGCTCGGCCTGCTGAAGATGGACTTCCTGGGCCTGCGGAACCTCACGGTCCTGGACGACTGCCTCAAGGCGATCGTCGCCGACGGCGGCCCGGACATCGACCTACTCGATCTGCCGCTGGACGACCCGGCGACCTACGAGCTGCTCGCGCGCGGCGACACGCTCGGCGTCTTCCAGCTCGACGGCGGGCCGATGCGGTCGCTGCTGCGGCTGATGCGGCCGGACAACTTCGAAGACATCTCCGCGGTGCTCGCGCTGTACCGGCCGGGCCCGATGGGCGCGAACTCGCACATCAACTACGCGCTGCGCAAGACCGGCCAGCAGGAGAAGACCCCGATCCACCCGGAGCTGGCCGAGCCGCTCGCCGAGATCCTGGACACGACGCACGGCCTGATCGTGTACCAGGAGCAGGTCATGTCGATCGCGCAGAAGGTCGCCGGGTACACGCTCGGCAACGCCGACCTGCTCCGGCGCGCGATGGGCAAGAAGAAGAAGGAGATCCTCGACAAGGAGTTCAAGCCGTTCTCCGAGGGCATGAAGCAGAACGGCTACTCCGACGCGGCGATCAAGGCACTCTGGGACGTCCTGGTCCCGTTCTCCGACTACGCGTTCAACAAGGCTCACACCGCCGGGTACGGGCTGGTCTCGTACTGGACCGGGTACCTCAAGGCCAACTACCCCGCGGCGTACATGGCGGCACTGCTGACGTCGGTCCGCGACGACAAAGACAAGATGGCGGTCTATCTCAACGAGTGCCGCAAGATGGGCATCAAGGTCTTCCCGCCGGACGTCAACGAGTCCGACGCGAACTTCACCCCGCGTGGCACCGACATCCGCTTCGGCCTGGCCGGCGTCCGGAACGTGGGCGCGAACGCGGTCGACGCGATCATCGCGGCGCGCGGCGAGAAGGGCGCGTACAAGGACTTCTACGACTTCCTCAAGAAGACGCCGGCGATCGTCTGCAACAAGAAGGTCGTCGACGCGCTGATCAAGGCCGGTGCGTTCGACTCGCTGATGCACACCCGGAAGGGTCTGCTCGCGGTGCACGAGGCCGCGGTCGAGTCGTTCGCCGAGATCAAGAAGAGCGAGGCGGTCGGCCAGTTCGACCTGTTCGGGTCCGGGTTCGGGGGCGACAGCGGCGGCGAGGACCTCAGCGTGGCGTTCACGCCCCCAATCAGCACCGACGAGTGGCCCAAGAACGAAAAGCTGGCGACCGAGCGGGAGATGCTGGGTCTCTACGTGTCCGACCACCCGCTCTCCGGGGTCGAGCACCTGTTGGCGGCGAAGGTCGACTGCCCGATCTCCGCGCTGGTCGGCGACGACTACCCCGACGGCAGGCAGGTGGCGGTCGGCGGCCTGCTCTCCGGGCTGCAGAAGCGGGTGACCAAGCAGGGCAAGCTGTGGGCCAGCGCGCGCCTGGAGGACCTCGAAGGCGGTATCGAGGTCCGGTTCTTCCCGGCCACCTACGAACTCGTCGGCCAGCACCTGGTCGAGGACGCGATGGTGCTGGTGAAGGGGCGGCTCGACAAGCGGGAGGACCAGCCGCAGCTGCTCGCGCAGGACCTGGCGCTGCTCGACCTGGGCGAGGCCGACTCGGAGAAGCCGGTCGTCATCCTGCTCTCCGCGAACCGGGTCAACGACCAGCTGGTGGCCCAGCTGCGCGAGACGCTGTCGATCCACCCCGGGACGACCGAGGTGCACCTCAAACTGCAGCACAAGGCACGCGCCACTCGCTGGAAGCTCGGCGACAATGTCCGGGTCACCCCGACCCCGGCGCTGATGGCCGATCTGAAGCAACTACTCGGACCGGCGGCGATCGAGTGA
- a CDS encoding serine/threonine-protein kinase encodes MWQQGDHQAESALLGAEIRSVRTELDEVTARQRGALDRTDVVSLVLMVVGLAVFASVAVVSYASGQDGRGQTFGVLTLLAVPLVVVGIWRSVGRYLMLRRRVGRIRRREAQLATRLETLGGTVPPPGSAEPTAPIGSTASAPTVLSGGTPPATSTVVDPAALTTPAVPTTPTAQATPTAPTPPTTREPSPTPPHGPPSGGPPSGSPTPGGPAAGGPATAADGPATPGYPTTPNGPTPSPGRSTPVGVPDDGRPSVADAIAMLESALPAYAVRRELGQGGCGMVFLAEHRQAGWLRALKLLTETELVPDSQSRFLREAQVMESLDHPHVARVYEYVEHAGFNLIVMEFLSGGSAAARRAELLGRPGPICAIGLAVADALAVAHSRGVVHRDIKPGNLLFAEDGAVKVTDFGIAKLLAGGDGEPASILALTPGYAAPEQLNADEITARTDLYGLAATLYRMFSGQTPPLPSANGTPRARMGAIPPGIAAVLERSLNGFPEQRHPDAMSFALDLATASAAALRPGWLDDAGVPFRGAAPIRRAADA; translated from the coding sequence ATGTGGCAGCAGGGCGACCACCAGGCCGAGTCGGCCCTGCTCGGCGCCGAGATTCGGAGTGTGCGCACTGAGCTCGACGAGGTGACCGCGCGCCAGCGTGGCGCGCTGGACCGCACCGACGTCGTGAGCCTGGTGTTGATGGTCGTCGGGCTGGCGGTGTTCGCGTCGGTGGCCGTGGTTTCCTACGCGTCCGGACAGGACGGGCGCGGGCAGACGTTCGGTGTCTTGACGCTGCTCGCGGTGCCGCTGGTCGTGGTGGGGATCTGGCGGTCGGTCGGGCGGTATTTGATGTTGCGCCGCCGGGTGGGTCGGATCCGGCGCCGGGAGGCTCAGCTCGCCACCCGGCTGGAGACGCTGGGCGGCACCGTTCCGCCGCCGGGGTCCGCGGAGCCCACGGCGCCGATCGGATCTACCGCGTCCGCGCCGACCGTGCTCTCGGGCGGGACACCGCCTGCCACGTCAACGGTCGTGGATCCCGCGGCGCTGACGACGCCCGCCGTTCCGACGACGCCGACGGCGCAGGCGACGCCGACCGCCCCCACGCCCCCGACGACCCGCGAGCCGAGCCCGACGCCACCCCACGGCCCGCCATCTGGCGGCCCGCCGTCCGGCAGTCCGACGCCCGGCGGGCCTGCGGCCGGTGGCCCGGCGACGGCGGCCGACGGGCCGGCGACGCCGGGTTATCCGACGACGCCCAACGGCCCGACGCCTTCGCCAGGGAGGTCGACGCCGGTCGGGGTGCCGGACGACGGGCGGCCGAGCGTGGCGGACGCGATCGCGATGCTCGAGTCCGCCCTCCCCGCTTATGCGGTGCGGCGTGAGCTGGGCCAGGGCGGCTGCGGCATGGTGTTCCTCGCGGAGCACCGCCAGGCAGGCTGGTTACGCGCGCTGAAACTGCTCACCGAGACCGAGCTGGTGCCGGACTCGCAGTCCCGCTTCCTGCGCGAGGCCCAGGTGATGGAGAGCCTCGACCACCCGCACGTCGCCCGCGTCTACGAGTACGTCGAGCACGCGGGCTTCAACCTGATCGTCATGGAGTTCCTGTCCGGTGGCAGCGCCGCGGCGCGCCGGGCGGAGCTGCTCGGCCGGCCCGGGCCGATCTGCGCGATCGGGCTCGCGGTGGCCGACGCGCTCGCGGTCGCCCACTCCCGGGGGGTCGTGCACCGGGACATCAAGCCGGGCAACCTGCTCTTCGCCGAGGACGGGGCGGTCAAGGTCACCGACTTCGGCATCGCGAAGCTGCTCGCGGGCGGGGACGGTGAGCCGGCTAGCATCCTCGCGCTGACGCCCGGGTATGCCGCGCCGGAGCAGCTCAATGCCGACGAGATCACCGCCCGCACCGACCTGTACGGGCTCGCGGCGACGCTCTACCGGATGTTCAGCGGCCAGACGCCGCCGCTGCCCAGCGCCAACGGAACGCCCAGGGCTCGGATGGGCGCGATCCCGCCCGGCATCGCCGCTGTCCTGGAGCGGTCGCTGAACGGGTTCCCCGAGCAGCGCCACCCGGACGCGATGAGCTTCGCGCTCGACCTCGCGACCGCGTCGGCCGCGGCGCTCCGGCCGGGGTGGCTGGACGACGCCGGCGTCCCGTTCCGCGGCGCCGCCCCGATCCGCCGCGCCGCCGACGCCTAA
- a CDS encoding nitronate monooxygenase, translating to MKTAICDLLGIDLPLLAFSHCRDVVVEVSLAGGFGVLGGSMFTPEQLETELKWIDDHIQGRPYGVDIIVPERAAALQPGTPIDMDALLAAIPAEHRAYVDEILAAHGVTPAAGPATDGLAFAQSIPAPDELLDVAFSHPIKLIANALGVPPAVMLERGRAAGVPVAALVGAREHAIKQVAAGVDIIIAQGTEAGGHCGEVTTMVLVPEVVEAVAPVPVLAAGGIVTGRQMAASIALGAAGVWTGSVWLTTPEAETAPHTREKFLAATSRDTVRSKGRTGKPSRQLKSPWTDAWTRPGSPEPLPMPLQTLISEPALRHVDALAAAGDAGAQDLATYWVGQGVGLMNEVKSTRDVVYDMATDYADAVERVARTLE from the coding sequence ATGAAGACCGCCATCTGTGACTTACTCGGCATCGACCTGCCGCTGCTGGCGTTCAGCCACTGCCGCGACGTGGTCGTCGAGGTCAGCCTGGCCGGTGGGTTCGGTGTGCTGGGCGGCTCGATGTTCACCCCGGAGCAGCTCGAGACCGAGCTGAAGTGGATCGACGACCACATCCAAGGTCGCCCCTACGGGGTCGACATCATCGTTCCCGAACGTGCAGCCGCGCTGCAGCCGGGCACTCCGATCGATATGGACGCCCTGCTCGCGGCGATCCCGGCGGAACATCGGGCCTACGTGGACGAGATCCTGGCGGCACACGGGGTGACCCCCGCCGCAGGGCCGGCGACGGACGGCCTGGCGTTCGCGCAGAGCATCCCGGCGCCGGACGAGCTGCTGGACGTCGCGTTCAGCCATCCGATCAAACTGATCGCCAACGCGCTCGGCGTGCCGCCCGCGGTGATGCTGGAGCGCGGGCGTGCCGCCGGAGTGCCGGTGGCCGCGCTGGTCGGTGCGCGCGAGCATGCGATCAAGCAGGTCGCGGCCGGCGTCGACATCATCATCGCGCAGGGCACCGAGGCCGGTGGGCACTGCGGCGAGGTCACCACGATGGTGCTCGTGCCGGAGGTGGTGGAGGCGGTGGCGCCGGTTCCCGTTCTGGCGGCGGGCGGCATCGTGACCGGGCGGCAGATGGCGGCGTCGATCGCTCTCGGCGCGGCCGGTGTCTGGACCGGCTCGGTGTGGCTGACCACGCCCGAGGCGGAGACCGCGCCGCACACCAGGGAGAAGTTCCTGGCCGCGACGTCGCGGGACACCGTGCGCTCGAAGGGGCGGACCGGTAAGCCGTCGCGGCAGCTGAAGTCGCCGTGGACGGACGCCTGGACGCGGCCGGGTAGCCCGGAACCGCTGCCGATGCCGCTGCAGACGCTGATCAGCGAGCCCGCGCTGCGGCACGTGGACGCGCTGGCGGCGGCCGGCGACGCTGGGGCGCAGGATCTGGCGACCTACTGGGTCGGGCAGGGCGTCGGGTTGATGAACGAGGTGAAGTCGACCCGGGACGTCGTGTACGACATGGCAACCGACTACGCCGACGCGGTAGAGCGCGTAGCCCGCACCCTGGAGTAA